From the Prochlorococcus marinus str. AS9601 genome, the window TTTCTTAAGCCAATTAATCCCAATGGAAATCCTATTAGTGTGGCACTTAATATTGAAAAGAATCCAAGCTCAAGACTTGCAGGCAACGACTTTATAATAATATTAAGGACTGGCTCTTGGGTACTAAGAGATTGGCCAAAATCTAAGTGCAATATATTTTTAATATATGAAAAATATTGATTTATTAAAGGTTCATTTAGCCCCAATTTATTTCTTAGAAATTCCCTGGAAACCTCATCTGCACCAGATCCAAGTATGGCATCTACAGGATCGCCGGGAGCAATTCTTAATAAAATAAAAACTAATGAAGAAATTATCCATAACATTATCGGTATTAATGAAATTTTCAATAAGGAATAATTTAGTAGTTTATCTAAATTTCTACTCATTAATTAACTCAAGATCACTCAATGAGATTATTCCTGCACCATTAAAAATAGGTTTTGATATTTTATTTTGTGACCATGCTTTTTGAGAGGAGATCCAAATAGGAATATATGGTATTGAACTTGCTGCTATTTTTTCAATTTCAACAAGTTTTTCTAATCTTTTAATTCCACTTATTTTTTCACTTTCAAGAAATAAACTTTCCACTTTCTTAGATCCCCAAAAACTACCGCTGTAAACTGATTCTCCTTTTTTACATATGCCGTCAACTATTTTATTACAACTTAAAAGAGGGGTAAGATAAGCCTCTGGATCTGAATAAGCCCCAGTCCAATCGAGAAGAACTGCCGTATAAATTCCTAAACTTAGATTCTTATAAACTGTTGTAGATTCAACCCCATTGAGTTCAATATCAATACAATCTTTCAAAGAATTTTTAATTTCTTCTTGCCATGTCAGAGCAATAAGCTTGTCAGCTGGCACGTTCGATCTATAAGTAAGGGGTATTTTTAGAATATTTCCATTGCAATAATTTTCTTTTTGCAATAACCTTCTCGCTTCTAAATAATCATATTTAGGCCACAGTTCTTGATTATCTTTTTTTAATATCGGAGGAATAATTGATCTAGATGGCTTCCTTAATCCATAACTTACTTTCTCACTAATCAATTTTCTATTAAGACTTTTTGCTAAAGCCAATCTTAAATTAAAATTACTTAAGGGATAAGAACTAGTTTTGAGGCTTATAAAACTTAATTCAGTGAAAGGGCTATTACCTTCATTAAAATGTTTATTTTTGCTTAAATCATTTAAACTTTTTCTCTGACTATCATCAATTGAATTTGATAAAAGCACGTCAATTTGTTTACTTTTTAAAGCCCCAAAAAGAGAGGATGAGTTTGAATAGCCCACAAAATTAACGCCGTTATTTGAGGGCTTTTCACCCCAATAATTCAAATATGGATCAATTGATTGAACTTCATTAGAAAAACTGGTCAGCACATACTTGCCAGTACCAACAAATTTTTCATTTAGAAACTTATCAGAATATTGTTTGTAAAATGTAGGAGATATTGGAGTTAAATTTACTGATGTGAGTAAACCATTTAAAGAACTTGATGGTTTATTCAAATTTATTATCACTGAATATTCACTTGGCGTTTCTATTGATTTAATCTTATTTCCTAAAATATAGTTCATCGTTCCAATTCTTTTGAATCTATCAAAGGTAAACTTCATAGCATTTGAGTTAAATGCAGTTCCATCGTGAAAGAAAACATTCTTTCTTAAATTGATAGTTATTTGAAGTCTATCCTTTGAAATAACTGGCATCCCCGAGGCCAATTCAGGTATTAATTCTCCGTTAGAATTTAATTCATATAATGTGTCTCCAAGAGAACTGATTAATTGAATTGCTTTAAGAGTACTTGCTCTAGCTGGATCTAAAGATTCAATTTTTCCAGAACTTGCTACTATGATTTTTTCAGATATTCTTTTTGAGCCGCAAGAATTCTGTAAAAAAGAAATTAAAATTATAAATATTGATAAAACAATTTTTTTTTTCATATTTCCTTAGTTCTTGATTATTCTGAAGAATTATTTGAGCAGAAAATTTGTAAGGTTATTTGACTAATTTCTAAAGCAAACGTTTTTTTAGAATTACAAGCAAAAGGCCATTCTCTCACCCAACAAATTTCTTTACCTCTATTTAAACCAATTACTTGAAAAGTTTTATTGCTATTTTTAATTTTTACGCAAGCACCTTTATAAAGGTTTTCAGAAGAAATTAAATTATTATTATTATTTTCACTGTCTAATAATTTTGAATGAATCATTAAGGTGCTAAATCCAAACACTTACTTTCTTCGGTTTACCAAGCTATAAAGAAATTTGCAAACTATTTTTTTAAATACAACTTAATTGACTTGCAATAATTTTTACTTCATTTAACGAATTTATTTCATTTTTCGATCTCTCAAAATCTCCATTATTCACCTCATGAGTAATAACGACAATTTCAGCTTTGTCCTCACTCGCATCAAGTTGAACAATTGATTCGATTGATACATTATTCTTTCCAAAAATATCTCCAATCTTTCCTATTACACCTGGACTATCAAGACAAATAATTCTAAGGTAATTTTTTTTGTTTATTTGCGAAGATCCTATGATATGGCAGTTTCTCCAGAAATCAAAAGATAATAATGGATCGATTGAATTATTATTTTTTACTGAGGCGGCATGCAGATTTAATATATCTGATACTACTGATGCTGCAGTTGGACCACTCCCTGCACCTGGACCATATAACATTATTTCTCCAAGAGGATCAGCCTCAATCAACAAGGCATTGTTAACTCCCTTAACTGTTGACAATGGATGAGATTTTGGAATCAAAGAAGGTCCTACCCAAATATTTAAAGCGAGTGAATCATTACTATTAATTTGTCCCCTTTCAGAGAGCGCTAAAAGTTTTATTTCAAATCCTAATTTATTGGCATATTCGATATCCTTGAGATTAATTTTACTGATACCCTCAGAATGTATCTCCTCTCTTTTGATTTTCCCTCCAAATGCGAGTTCACTAAGGATTGAAATCTTATCAGCAGCATCATGCCCCTCAA encodes:
- a CDS encoding ABC transporter substrate-binding protein, producing the protein MKKKIVLSIFIILISFLQNSCGSKRISEKIIVASSGKIESLDPARASTLKAIQLISSLGDTLYELNSNGELIPELASGMPVISKDRLQITINLRKNVFFHDGTAFNSNAMKFTFDRFKRIGTMNYILGNKIKSIETPSEYSVIINLNKPSSSLNGLLTSVNLTPISPTFYKQYSDKFLNEKFVGTGKYVLTSFSNEVQSIDPYLNYWGEKPSNNGVNFVGYSNSSSLFGALKSKQIDVLLSNSIDDSQRKSLNDLSKNKHFNEGNSPFTELSFISLKTSSYPLSNFNLRLALAKSLNRKLISEKVSYGLRKPSRSIIPPILKKDNQELWPKYDYLEARRLLQKENYCNGNILKIPLTYRSNVPADKLIALTWQEEIKNSLKDCIDIELNGVESTTVYKNLSLGIYTAVLLDWTGAYSDPEAYLTPLLSCNKIVDGICKKGESVYSGSFWGSKKVESLFLESEKISGIKRLEKLVEIEKIAASSIPYIPIWISSQKAWSQNKISKPIFNGAGIISLSDLELINE
- a CDS encoding homoserine dehydrogenase; this translates as MRKCKIGIVGFGTVGSGIYKILTSELDSHPILEEIEISKIAVKDLDKKRDIELDNNLLTDDPFKLINDPSIDVIVEVMGGVDLAKEIILQSLKLGKSVVTANKAVIARYGEEIYKTASKEGVYILSEAAVCGGIPIIEPLKRSLKSNSIKKMVGIINGTTNFILSKMANEKADYKETLKLAQSLGYAEFDPTADVEGHDAADKISILSELAFGGKIKREEIHSEGISKINLKDIEYANKLGFEIKLLALSERGQINSNDSLALNIWVGPSLIPKSHPLSTVKGVNNALLIEADPLGEIMLYGPGAGSGPTAASVVSDILNLHAASVKNNNSIDPLLSFDFWRNCHIIGSSQINKKNYLRIICLDSPGVIGKIGDIFGKNNVSIESIVQLDASEDKAEIVVITHEVNNGDFERSKNEINSLNEVKIIASQLSCI